The sequence below is a genomic window from Dyadobacter chenwenxiniae.
GTGGCCATGTCGTCCCTACTCGATCCTCCCGTGAGCTCAGTTACGCAGCCTTCATTTGAAATGGGCCAGCAAGCCACATCCCTGCTTTTGGATTTGATAGAAAGCAAAAATACCCCGGCCGAATATGAGACCAGGGTATTGCCTTCAAACCTTGTAATTAACAAATCGTCGATGCGCGTTAGCAAATAACTACCGGGTAATGACTACCCCGTAATCGTCACCCCGTAATCGTTTTCAACTTTCTTTCGAATTCTGAAAGGATCTTTTCTTTCATTTGCACTTTCCGCTTCTGAATGTTGATGCGGCCAGCTGCCTGCTTGTCTTGCTCAGGATCGCCGGTTGCAGTTCTGTCAAATTCCAGTATGGCAAATTCCAAATCGCTCTTTTCACGTTTTGCCAGCCATTCGAGCTCTCTGTATTTCGTCCTGAGTTGTTCTTCAGGGCTTTTCAATTCGAAAGCGGGATATTTTCTGCTGATCACACGTGCCAGATAGCTTAGCTCAAAGATCTTATCACAAACCATCCTGAAACGCTCTGCAAGCTCCTTATCAGCCATTTTGAAAGGAATTTTAATTTCCTTCCATTTGCTCAAAAGCACTTTTGCTTCCTGTGACGCTTCGATAATGTCTGGTGCACGCAGCAATGTCTCAGCTTGTTGCAGTAATTTCTGTTGTTCCACAATCCTTGGGTCAACGCGCACTTTCGGCTCGATGCCTTTGGCCAGATTGTATTTGTCGTAAAACAATTTCAAAAAGTGCCTGTAAGCCTTATTGACTTTGAAAAAACGCTTTGGCGGCACTTCTCCAATGTTATTCCATGCATTACGCACTTCCCTCGCTTTCTGATAAGCGTCGTCCAAATCACGCGAATAACTAAGCGTTTTGGTAATTTTGATCAGCTTCTCATATTCCTCGATGCGGAATTGATTTATTTTATTCTGCTCGTCGAAATAATCCCTGCGGCGTTGGAAGAAATTATCCAGGATTTGCTGAAAAGTGGTTTCAACCTCCTCCTGATATTCTTTTTCAACCGGCCCTGTACGGATCCATTTCGCTTTGATTTCCTGAATTTGATCCGTTGCGGTGGTGTAATCTTCAATAGCCGCTGCAACTTTCACATCTTCAATCAATGCCCGTTTGATTTCCAGGTTTTTAAGCTGGTTAACCTCGATCAAACCCTTCAGATACTCCTCTTTTTCTTCCAGTCTCTGCAACAACGGAACAAAGTCCCCAAGTGCATCAAAACCTTTAAGCTTACGTTGAAGCTGGATCAGCTTGGTAAGATAAGATCCTTTGTTAAGTGCCTCATCTATTTCTTTTTCCAACTGCTCCACTTTGTTCAGGACGATGTTAAAACGATTCTTAAAATAGTCAATCGCTTCTTGCTCAGTCCGCTTTACTTCTCCAATTTGCCGGTCGGGGAATTCCAAATACCCCTTTAAAAATACTTTGCTGTCTTTAACGTAGCCGTATTCATCATTCAATGTGGCATTTTCCATTCTTTCAATTTTTTATCTGCTAAGTGTAGGGATAATAACGATATTTGTTACGCACAAATTAAACAAAAAATGAGTAACGAAACCATAATTTTCTCAATGTCGGGGGTTAACAAAATCATTCCTCCAAACCGGCATATCATTAAAAACATCTATTTATCCTTTTTTTATGGTGCTAAAATCGGGGTTTTAGGTTTAAACGGATCAGGTAAGTCGACGCTTTTACGCGTTATAGCAGGAATTGATAAGGACATTCAGGGAGACGTGGTTTTTTCTCCCGGATATTCAGTGGGAATGCTTGAACAAGAGCCAAAACTAGACCCTACCAAGACTGTAAGAGAGGTTGTAGAAGAGGGCGTTCAGGAGATCGTTGACCTTTTGAATGAATTTGAAAAAATAAATGAAGCATTCGGAGAAGAGGATGCAGATTTCGATAAACTCCTTGAACGTCAGGGAGAAGTGCAGGAAAAACTGGATGCAACAGACGCCTGGAATTTAGATAATCGTCTGGAAGTGGCCATGGACGCATTGCGCTGTCCGCCTTCGGATGCATTGGTTTCAACACTTTCCGGTGGTGAAAAACGCCGGGTTGCATTGTGCCGCTTGCTGCTTCGCCAGCCTGATGTTTTGCTTCTGGATGAGCCTACTAACCACTTGGATGCGGAATCTGTGCTTTGGCTGGAAGAGCATTTGAGACAATATAAAGGAACGGTCATTGCCGTAACCCACGATCGTTACTTCCTGGATAATGTCGCTGGCTGGATCCTCGAACTGGATCGCGGCGAAGGCATTCCATGGAAAGGAAATTACACTTCTTGGCTTGAACAGAAGCAGGAACGTTTGAAAAAAGAAGAAAAAACAGAGTCGAAACGCCAGAAAACATTGCAGCGCGAGCTGGAATGGGTGCGCATGGGTGCAAAAGGTCGTCAGGCCAAGTCCAAGGCTCGCTTGGGCGCTTACGAGCGCTTATTAGGCGAAGAAGGCCGCGAGAAAGAAGAAAAATTGGAGATCTTCATTCCAGCCGGACCTCGTCTTGGCAACAAGGTGATTGAAGCGCATAATGTTTCGATGGGCTTCGGTGACAGGCTTTTATATGAAAACCTAAACTTCGCTTTGCCCCCAAACGGCATTGTCGGCATTATTGGACCAAACGGTGCGGGTAAAACGACACTCTTCAAACTCATAACGGGTCAATTAAAACCGCTAAGCGGACATTTTGATGTCGGCGACACGGTAGAACTGGCTTATGTGGATCAGGAACATGATAATCTGGACCCTGTTAAGACTGTTTACCAAAGCATTGCGGATGGAAATGACTGGATCATGATCGCAGGCAAGCAATCCAATGCGAGAGCTTATGTGAGCCGTTTCAACTTCGGCGGCGGCGATCAGGAAAAGAAGGTTGGTAACCTGTCGGGTGGAGAAAGAAACCGCGTGCATTTGGCGATGACATTGAAAGAAGGCGGCAACTTGCTTTTGCTCGATGAACCTACCAATGACCTGGACATTAACACTTTGCGTGCATTAGAAGAAGGTTTAGAAAACTTTGCGGGCTGTGCAGTAATCATATCCCACGACCGGTGGTTCCTGGACCGCGTTGCCACACACATTCTTGCTTTTGAAGGTGATTCTCAGGTTTATTGGTTTGAAGGAAATTTCTCTGAATATGAGGAGAACCGGAAAAAACGAATGGGCTCAGATCTGACGCCAAAGCGCATCAAATACAAAAAATTGGCTTAATCAGAAACAGTTAAACATTATCAATGAGTCAGATTTCATCTTTGGATAAAATACATTTCATATCAATTGGTGGCAGCGTAATGCATAATCTTGCCATTGCGCTCCATTTAAAAGGATTTATCATCACAGGTTCCGACGACGAGATATATGAACCATCTGTAAGCCGGCTTGCGAAATACGATTTGCTTCCGACCGTAACAGGTTGGTTTCCAGAAAAAATAACGGCTGATCTCTCGGCCGTTATTTTGGGAATGCACGCTCGTCAGGACAATCCTGAGTTGGCAAAAGCGAATGAATTGGGGATTAAAGTGTATTCTTATCCTGAATATATTTTTGAACAAAGCCAGAACAAACAACGCGTGGTCATCGCCGGAAGTCATGGGAAAACAACCATTACTTCAATGATCCTGCACGTTTTAAACTTCAATAAGCGCGTTTTCAATTATCTCGTCGGCGCGCAGATCGAGGGGTTTGATAACATGGTGAAGCTTTCGGAAGAAGCGCCGCTCATTGTGATTGAAGGGGATGAATATTTCACATCGCCCTTGGATCCGACACCCAAATTCATGCATTATCAGCCGCATATCGCACTCATCAGCGGCATTGCGTGGGATCATTTCAATGTATTCCCAACTTGGGAATCCTATGTAAAACAATTTGAATTGTTGGCGGATTCCTTGCCAAAAGCCGGGGGAATTATCTTCGATGAAACCGATGATATGCTGAATGTAATCGGTCAAAAAGAGCGTACAGACGTTGTAAGCACGCCTTACCACGCCCATCCTTATAAAATTGAAGATGGCAGAACGATTCTGGTTACACCGGATGGAAAAGAAGTTTCTGTGCTGGTTTTTGGAAACCACAACATGAAAAATATAAGCGGTGCTTATGCCGTTTGCGAACGCCTGGGCATTACTGATGATCAGTTCTACGAAGCCATTCAGAGCTTCAAAGGCGCTTCTAAACGGCTTGAATTATTGGGCAAAACAGACACGGTGAGCATTTACCGGGATTTCGCACATGCGCCTTCCAAGGTGGAAGCAACGACCGCTGCTTTGAAAGAACAATATCCGGATCGGACATTGGTTGCCTGCGCAGAGCTGCACACATTCAGCAGTTTGAACAAAGATTTTTTGAGCCAATATCGCAGGAAGTTGAAGTCGGCTGATATTGCAGTGGTTTATTTTAATCCGGTAACCGTTGAGCACAAGCGACTTGAACCCATTTCGGAAGACGACATTCGCACAGCGTTCAAACGCGAAGACCTTCATGTTTTTACAGACTCTGCAAAAATGGTGGAGTTTCTGAAATTACAGACCTGGGAAAACGCCAACCTGCTGCTAATGAGCTCCGGAACTTTCGGTGATCTGGATTTGAAGGCATTGGCGGATTCGCTTTTAGCCTGAGTTTTACATATACACTATAATTCTAAGTTGAAGTTATGCAATCCATTGTAGTTTACTGCGGTTCAAATCCGGGCAAAAAACCAATTTACGCTGAAACCGCCTATGCCTTAGGCGCAGAACTGGCAAAAAGAAACATCAGGCTCATTTACGGCGGTGGAAATATGGGCTTAATGGGCCGCGTGGCTGACGGAGCCATGGAAAACAATGGCTCCGTGACCGGCATCATTCCTAACTTTCTTGCCAAACTGGAAGTTGCCCACAAAACACTGACCGAGATCCATTTCACGGAAACCATGCATGAGCGTAAAGCCAAAATGGCCTCCATTACAGACGGCGTTATTGCACTTCCGGGCGGCTACGGCACTTTTGATGAGTTATTTGAAATACTCACCTGGTCGCAACTGAAAATTTTTAAAGGACCGGTTGGCTTGCTGAATGTCAATGGATTTTACGATCTGATGCTTTTGCAACTCGACAAAATGGTGGAAGAGGGGTTTTTACACCCTGATAATCAAAAACTTTTGGTGGTGGCTGATAATGTATCAGGCCTCTTGGAAAAAATGGAAGCATTTCGTGTTGGAAACACAGAAAATAAGCCATTGGATAAGTCGTTATATGTAGACAACAATTAACTACCCTTCCAAAAGACGATGCGCATTTCATTACTTGCCGTGCTGTTTACTTCAATTTCCTTTTGTGCAAATGCGCAGCTGGAAAATCTTGGAAAAACGGTGAACACTGAATACAATGAAATTAACCCTATTATTTCGCCCGACGGCAAGACCATTTACTTCTCCCGGGTAAGCCATCCGCAAAATACGCACGGGACCAAAGGCAGTCAGGACATATGGTTTTCGGAATTGAAAAATGATAAGTGGTCGCAGTCGCGACGGCTTCCCGCTCCGCTGAATAAAGAGGATTACAACAGCCTTTATAGCATTACACCAGATGGTAACACCTTGTTAATCAAAGGTTCTTACAAAAACGGCGTGTACGAAACGCGCGGATTTTCGACGAGTAAAAAAACCTCCCGCGGATGGGCAGCCCCTAATAAGCTCGAAATTCCCGGTTATGCGAAGATCAGTAAAGGGCAGTTTGACTGCGGTTATCTTTCCAATGATGGAAAGACATTAATCATGTCGTTCAGCGAAAAGAAAAACAGCAAGGTGGATGACATTTATGTGAGTTTCAAGGCGAAAGATGGAACTTGGTCTAAGCCCATGAACATTGGACCGGAGATCAATTCCGAAGAATTTACCGAAACCACGCCGTTCCTGGCCCCTGACGGCGTCACATTGTATTTTTCAAGCGACCGCAAAGGCGGCCAGGGCAGCAACGACATTTATTACAGCAAGCGGATCGACAAAACCTGGAAACGGTGGAGCAGGCCTGTAAACCTTGGTCCAGCTATCAATTCCGACGGTTATGATGCCTATTACACCATTTCTGCGTTGGGCGATTATTCTTATATGGTCTCGTTCAAGGGCACGGAGGGCAAGGGAGATGTGGTGCGTTACAACCTGAAACCGACAGAAGTTCCGGGTGATACAACCGAAGCGCCAATCGCAATTGTGCCTGTTTCTGACCCGGTAGTGATGGTTAGCGGGAAAGTGATCGACTCTAAAACGGGAAAACCCGTCGAAGCAACGATCATTTATGAAAGCCTGGCAGATGGTGAAGAGGTGGGGACGGCCACGACGAACCCTACAACCGGCGAATACAAAATTATCCTCCCCTATGGGCAAAAATACAGCATGCGCGCGGTCGCGCCCGACTTCATTGCTGAAGGAGAGAACATTGATCTGAGTGATTCAACGGCGACCAAGGGTTTTAAAGAAATTACTAATAAATCTTTAAAGCTCATTCCGATTGAAGAAGGCCAAATTGTGCGTCTGAATAACATTTTCTTTGCCACAGGAAAATCAACATTGAGCAGTGAATCCTTTCCCGAATTGAACCGGATCGCTATTTCCATGACCGAAAACAAGACGCTTACCATTGAATTGGGCGGGCATACAGACAACACCGGTAGCGCCGAATTCAACATTAAGCTTTCCCAGGACCGGGCCGATTCCGTCAGGGAATATCTGATTGGAAAGGGAATCGAGCCGGATCGCGTGGGCAGCAAAGGTTACGGTGAGACGGTTCCGGTTGCTACAAATGATACACCTGAGGGCCAGCAACAAAACCGCCGTGTTGAATTTAAGATCTTAAAGAAATAACAGCCTCTTCGGACCTCTTAACTGTACTCTCCTTTTTGCGTTTTAGTCCAAAAACAATGCGCAGGATATTGAGTTGTTTGATCAGAAAATGATATATGACCAGGCAGATCAGAAATGTGGCCACTGATAAGTAAATAAACTTTACTATCCAGGGTAATGCTGTGTTTATCAATGGATAAGCCAGACAAACAATGACTGTCTGATGTAGAATATAAAACGGGTAAACCGCTTCATTGGCATACTTCAAAAAGCGGTTTGAAAATTGGAGATAAACATATGCATAACCAAAAATGGACAGGAGGATACACCAGGCATTCAGCGTCTTAAGCAAATTATAAAAAATAATTTCCCCGCCTTCAATCTCCGCCCTCGGAATCCAGTAAAATGCATACAGGATGGCTGTGAATATCAGCCATATCACCAGATTGACTTTTCTATATTTTTTTAGTGTTTCCCAGAAACCGGTTTGTGTACACAAAACAAAGCCTGTAACGAAAAGTGTAAAGTCGTGAAAATGCTCATTCCAATCCCTGATCAGATTATGCGTTGTCGGGAAATGCCCCAGCAAGACGTTTCCCAACATGTGCCAGAGCACGGGGACGAGTATCAATGTGAAAGGATTACCAAATAAACGAACCCAGCTTGCTGTTAACTGATTGTGGCGGCGAATGAATAACAATAATGGCAGACCGATGATCGAGTATAAAAAAATATAGACGAGATACCAAAGGTGATGCCAGCTGAAACTTCCAGCAGGATAGGGCGTAAAGTCAAAAATGGTTTTGTAAAACTCCCCATAGGAATAAGTTTCACCCTGGGTAAGGCGCTCCAAAAAGATCTGCGGCGGCACGATCACAAATATGCCAAAAACCAGCGGAATGAATATTCTGACAAACCTTTCGCTCAAAAATGCCTTCGGTCCGCGGCTCCCTAAGGCGAAATACATTCCGGCACCGGAGATCATAAAAAGAAGCGACATACGCCACTGACTCGTAAATCGCATCGGCAATTCAATGGCATGGGTGATTACATCATTTTTAATGTGCCATTCCCAAAAATTGAAAAACATGCCAACGTGGAAAAAGATAAGGATCGCAAATGCGATGACGCGCAGCCAGTCGAGATCGTAGCGACGCGCTGGTAAATTAGCTGAATGTAAGTTTTCTTGATTTTTCATGGTCGGATCTGTTTTTTTTTCCGGACAAAAGTATCCGCACCCGAGGGCAAAAAACGACCGTGATTATCAGCTAGGAGTTCTTCCCGATACATCAGAACGGGGAAAAAGCTATTTTACAGCATTCTTTTTGAACTCAGAAGGCGTATAACCTGTGAGTTTTCGGAAAGAAGTATTAAATGCAGATTTGGAATTATAACCAACCATCTGCGCGATTTCTTCGATTTTGATAAAGTTGCTTCCTTCGTCCCGAAGCAGTTTCTGGGCCTCATTTATCCTGTAATTGGCAACAAAATCAAAAAAACTCTGACCTAATTCTTCATTCAAAATCTGGGACAAATGATGCGTCGAGATGCCTAAGCGTTTTGCCAGCATAGGGAGCGAAAATCCCGGATCGAGAAAAACTTTCTCACTATTCATAAGGTCATCCAGTTTTTTCAAAGTCGTGAACCGGATTTCCTGCGTCAATGAGGATTTTTCATATTTCCTGGCAGAACGGACATTGTTATCCTGAAAAAAAAGTGACCTGCGCAGGACTGTAAAACTGGTTGCGTAAATAATGAATGCAATAAATGCGGCGATAATGTGATCACCCAGATCATGCGGGAAAGATAGCCGCACAATAAGATAAATGATCACCAAAGCTGTTAACTCCAGGTGGAAGTTACGATACCAGGACAAAGCGCTTTTTTCCCTGGTGAAAAAAGAAAGACGCTCTTTTTTGAACGCATTACCCAGGAAGTAAAGACCTGCGAGGTTGTACATCACCATACTAAGGGCGGTGAGATCGGTAATGCGATCTTTCAGAAAAAACATCCAGTCGCTTCCGTAACGATTAGAAACCATCATTTCCATCTCGGGATGATAGGCGGAAATGTTGCAATTGTATTTGTATGCGTTGCCTTGCGGATATATGAGGACGCACATATATAGGAAATAAATTATCGCGGGCAACAAATGCAGCCAGTTGGCCTTCTCCTCCCTTTGCGTAATGCTTATTTTAATATACAAAAACGCCAGCGGGGCCAGCAGAAGATTGATCGGTTCCGAAAAATCGACCAGCCATAACACCCGGAACATGTAATTGGTGTATCCCAGCCAGACATCCCCCAGCAAAATGGCCATACCTAATATAAGCCCCCCTAAAAATAAGTTGGGTCGCTTATCTCCTCCGGAATGCGATAGAAAAAAGTAAGCCAATATAAGCCCCTGAACGAACCCCAGCAGAATGAATACGGAAAACAGGTCAGCCCGAACTGGAAGGGTTGCAGGAGTCATAAAAATATATCTGTATTCAAATATACAAAATCAAAAATGTATGTGTGTGCATATTCCGGCACCAAAATTTAAAGCGACTTTCGGATTTCACAACAGGTGCTGCATACATTGCGGATATCAGCACACCCGAAAAACGGGCACAAAATTTCGGTTTACTGGGTGCTGCTTTCGGTCTTGGTTTTATCATTGGTCCGGTTGTCGGTGGTTTGCTAGAACAGTATGGAACCCGCGTTCCTTTCCTCGCTGCGGCGGCATTTTCTCTTGCTTTATGCTTTGCTCCCAAGGCTGGATGATGTATGTATTTATGGTTCCTTACATTATGGGAAGCATTGCCGGGCTCGCATTACAAGGGATCATTTCTACCCAGGTTCAACCGAATGAGCAAGGCGAAATTCAGGGCGCCTTAACCAGCTTGCAAAGTTTGACCTCTATTATTGGCCCGCCACTGATGACCAACTTATTCTCCTTTTTTACGCAGCCTTCCGCACCCCTCTATTTACCTGGAGCACCCATGATCATGGCGGCGGTTCTCACATTGCTGAGCACATTCCTGGCCAGGAGAAGCCTTAAACGTAATTTTTAAGAGGAACTAGTAGAGTATTATCAGGAAAAGAAATACAACCAGCCAGAGCGCGCCAGTAAAATGCCAGTAACGGGTTAACAACTTAATCCGCAGCCGGTTCGGCGGATTCACGCTGTAAACAAATGAGTCAACATAAGTTCTATTTTTTACAGCTTTCTGGAAAAGCATGCTTAGATAAACCACCCCGGCAATGATATGCACTAAATGCAAGCCGGTAAGAAGATAAATTAGTCCGCTGGAAGTTGTGACACCTTCAAATATGCCTGCATTCATCATTTCTGCCCAGCCGCCTGCCTGCAATAAAATAAATGTGATCCCCAGCAACAACGTAGCTCCCAGGAAAACGCGGTAATGAAGGAAACGCTCACTTGCAAATGCCAGATTGGCCTCATGCAACGTGATACTACTAAACAAAATGACCAGTGTACTCAACCAAAACATATCAGGAAGCACGATCATGTGCCCCGTCTCCCTATGCATCCGGACCAGGAAAATGATGAAAATAGAAGTAAAAAGCAGCGAGCTTCCGATCACACCGAGCCACAGCATAAAACCCAGGGGTTCTCGCCGCTTGGTAAAGGGGTTTTCCTTTAATTTGGTGGTTGGTTTGGAGCTCATTACAACGCTGTTCTCTAATGCTTTATAAGCGGGGAGGTGAATATAGTTACAATTTCCCGCGTTTTGTAACCTGATAATAATTTTTAATCCAGCCGTCCCTGCCAAACAACAAATTCAGCAAAATGCTTCGATAAATCCTTTTCCAAATCAAATATTCCAAATAAGGTTGACCCGGATCCGCTCATTGCTGCATAGCCTGCGCCTTGTTTGTATAATGCTTCTTTGATTTCTGCTAAAAGAGGGTATTTGGGAAAAAGAGTTGCTTCAAAATCATTTTTAACTTTATGTTTCCAATTGCCAATCGGCTCTTTTAATACAATACGCAAATCAAACTCACTGCGTTTCGGAATAATTCCTGAATATGCTTCCGCGGTTGAAATATGCATTCCCGGATTGACCAAAACAATCCATCTTCCATTCAAATTCAGCTCAATATCTTCGGAAATGTCTCCTTTCTGAAAACAATAAGCAGGCTTGTTAGGAATAAAAAAAGCGCAATCGCTCCCTAATCTACGTGCGTAGTCAAGCTGTTTTTCAAAAGATATTTTAAGATTAAAGTGCTGGTCCAAAGCCTTGATGGCAAATGCCGCGTCAGCAGATCCTCCTCCCAGCCCTGCGCCTATGGGAATGCTTTTCAGCAAATGCATTTTCACCGGCGGCAGTGGATAGTCCGTCGCGATCATTTGATATGCCTTTGTACAAAGGTTATCAGATGCTCCTCCGGGGATCGGTATGCCGTCCGCCTGGAAGGAAAACTGCTCGTCAACAGTGATTTCGAGCGCGTCGGACCAGCCTACAGGGTAAAAACAAGATTCTATATTATGATACCCGTCGGCCCGTTTTTCAACGATATTGAGGCCTATATTAATTTTTGCGTTTGGGAATACAAGCATTATTCTATTTTATTGTTCCCACCGCCACTCCTGCCCGATGACCAATTCTTCTTTCAATCCCTGGGAAATCAGATAATCACGGGTTTTGGCATCGGAAAGCTTGGAAACGGCAATGGTCTCAGTGTTTGCCAGCGCATACAGATACATGGATGCAATGCGCACGGTATTTTCAAATTGGTCTTTATTTACCAGACTAAAATCGTCGCAATCAGCATGATAGCATTGCAACACATTCGGATCCAAGTGACCGGATAAGCCCGCGATGGGGACTCCTTCAAGCATAAATGGCTGGTGATCGCTGTGTAATCCGGCACGGTTTGACGACTCATTTTTGAAAGACTGGTCAACATGCTGAATGGCACTGCCCACACTTGCAAAGAATTCATTCATTTCATCCCTTCCAAAAGCATTAACGCCTCTCGGGTCATTCGTCATATCCAGGTTCATCATATAACTTACCTTATTGATCTCACCGGACTTCTTCAATTCACTAACAAAGTGCTTTGAACCCAGCAAACCTTGTTCTTCGCCCATGAACAAAACGAACTGGATTGTGCGCTCAGGCTTCACTTTCAGTGCTTTGAAGGCTCTTGCAATGTCCATTACCGCAAAGGAGCCGATACCGTTGTCGATTGCGCCTGTTGCCAGATCCCAGGAATCCAGGTGGCCGCCAATAATCACTCTTTCATCCGATTTACCTCTGAGCGTTGCAATTACATTTCTTGCTTTGATGGGCTTGGAAATGTTGTGCATATCAATGTGGGCTTCCAGAGGCCCTTCCTCCTTTAACCATTTACGCAGTTCTCCTCCGCTGTCATTTGAAATACAAACCGCCGGGATCGAAATGATTGCACCAGTTACCGAAGCTGTTCCTGTAAGCAGGATTTTGCCCGGCGCACCGTTCACCATGATTACACCGGTTGCACCGTATTTAATTGCCAGCGCCGTTTTTTCAGAACGGTGCAGGTTTTTCTTGCCAGCTGCCCCAACGAGATTGATGTTAGCGAGCGCGACTTTACCCTTTATTCTTTCCTTAATTGCTTCGAAATCTTCTTCAAGCCCATTGCCTACATCCACAATTTCGCCTTGCAACTTGGACTCGACAGGCGAATGCGCCAGCGAGACAACCGGAACTTCTCTGAAATTATCGCTGCTGCTCGGTGCAATGGACAGAGTTACCGTGTCGCGCATCCACGCTTCTACCTCAAATGGCTGATATGAAACATCTGTAAATCCGTAACTTTTCAGGAGTTGAAATGCGTATTCCTCGGCTTTTTCCCCGTTTACACTGCCTGTTAACCTATGCCCGATAGTCTTTGTTGCTTCACCTAGCGTCTGATACGCTTTGCTGTTTTTTCTTACTTCATTATCAAGCCGGGAGAAGGGTTTTTCCCATTTTTTATCAATAGCACTAAATCCGGCGAACAAAACAAATAAGCCACCAACCAAAACCACTTGTACAATTTTTTTCATAATACCCATTGAAGGATGCCCTGTTTTCTTAAAATTTACACCATGAATTAATAATCAGCTATTTGGTGTTCTGCTTCGTTAACACAAATAAGACTACAAATAGATTCAAATTGTTTCAATATCTTCATTAAAATAGTGAATTTTTCGCGGACTGGATATCTTTTTTGTTTTTCCATGTAAAGGAAGTTCGGCAAGGCGATTTTAAATAAGTGTAATATTTACACTTAACAGTTTGTTTTTTCAGATCCGGTGGAACATTTTTGCATTATTTTCGGCTTACATTTAAATATTACAGCAATTTTTAATCAAAATAGAAACAATGTATTTCCTGGGATTCGATTTAGGCAGTTCGTCCGTAAAAGCATGTTTGATCCACGCAGATTCGGGTGCAGTCGCCGCCGCTGCGTTTTATCCTGAACGGGAAATGACAATCGCCGCCCCCAAGCCTGGCTTCGCGGAGCAACAGCCCGAAATGTGGTGGCAAAATGCTTGCCTTGCTTCAAAAGCAGTAATCCAAAAGGCCGGTATTTCGCCTGAGGAAGTGGGTGCGATCGGAATTTCATATCAGATGCATGGTTTAGTGGTTGTTGATAAGGATATGAATGTGCTCCGTCCGTCTATTATCTGGTGCGACAGCCGCGCGGTGGAAGTTGGTAACAAGGCGATGGAAGCATTGGGCGAGGAATACGTGCTGCCCCACCTGCTTAATTCCCCTGGTAATTTCACTGCTTCCAAGTTAGGCTGGGTTAAGGAAAACGAGCCTGATGTATATGCAAAAGTGTATAAATTCATGCTTCCCGGCGATTACCTAGCTGCCCGCATGACCGGCGAAATTGTCACTACACCGTCGGGCTTATCCGAAGGCATTTTCTGGGACTTTGTCAACGGCCGCCCCGCAGATTTTCTTTTCGACTATT
It includes:
- a CDS encoding DUF349 domain-containing protein gives rise to the protein MENATLNDEYGYVKDSKVFLKGYLEFPDRQIGEVKRTEQEAIDYFKNRFNIVLNKVEQLEKEIDEALNKGSYLTKLIQLQRKLKGFDALGDFVPLLQRLEEKEEYLKGLIEVNQLKNLEIKRALIEDVKVAAAIEDYTTATDQIQEIKAKWIRTGPVEKEYQEEVETTFQQILDNFFQRRRDYFDEQNKINQFRIEEYEKLIKITKTLSYSRDLDDAYQKAREVRNAWNNIGEVPPKRFFKVNKAYRHFLKLFYDKYNLAKGIEPKVRVDPRIVEQQKLLQQAETLLRAPDIIEASQEAKVLLSKWKEIKIPFKMADKELAERFRMVCDKIFELSYLARVISRKYPAFELKSPEEQLRTKYRELEWLAKREKSDLEFAILEFDRTATGDPEQDKQAAGRINIQKRKVQMKEKILSEFERKLKTITG
- the ettA gene encoding energy-dependent translational throttle protein EttA encodes the protein MSNETIIFSMSGVNKIIPPNRHIIKNIYLSFFYGAKIGVLGLNGSGKSTLLRVIAGIDKDIQGDVVFSPGYSVGMLEQEPKLDPTKTVREVVEEGVQEIVDLLNEFEKINEAFGEEDADFDKLLERQGEVQEKLDATDAWNLDNRLEVAMDALRCPPSDALVSTLSGGEKRRVALCRLLLRQPDVLLLDEPTNHLDAESVLWLEEHLRQYKGTVIAVTHDRYFLDNVAGWILELDRGEGIPWKGNYTSWLEQKQERLKKEEKTESKRQKTLQRELEWVRMGAKGRQAKSKARLGAYERLLGEEGREKEEKLEIFIPAGPRLGNKVIEAHNVSMGFGDRLLYENLNFALPPNGIVGIIGPNGAGKTTLFKLITGQLKPLSGHFDVGDTVELAYVDQEHDNLDPVKTVYQSIADGNDWIMIAGKQSNARAYVSRFNFGGGDQEKKVGNLSGGERNRVHLAMTLKEGGNLLLLDEPTNDLDINTLRALEEGLENFAGCAVIISHDRWFLDRVATHILAFEGDSQVYWFEGNFSEYEENRKKRMGSDLTPKRIKYKKLA
- a CDS encoding UDP-N-acetylmuramate--L-alanine ligase, with protein sequence MSQISSLDKIHFISIGGSVMHNLAIALHLKGFIITGSDDEIYEPSVSRLAKYDLLPTVTGWFPEKITADLSAVILGMHARQDNPELAKANELGIKVYSYPEYIFEQSQNKQRVVIAGSHGKTTITSMILHVLNFNKRVFNYLVGAQIEGFDNMVKLSEEAPLIVIEGDEYFTSPLDPTPKFMHYQPHIALISGIAWDHFNVFPTWESYVKQFELLADSLPKAGGIIFDETDDMLNVIGQKERTDVVSTPYHAHPYKIEDGRTILVTPDGKEVSVLVFGNHNMKNISGAYAVCERLGITDDQFYEAIQSFKGASKRLELLGKTDTVSIYRDFAHAPSKVEATTAALKEQYPDRTLVACAELHTFSSLNKDFLSQYRRKLKSADIAVVYFNPVTVEHKRLEPISEDDIRTAFKREDLHVFTDSAKMVEFLKLQTWENANLLLMSSGTFGDLDLKALADSLLA
- a CDS encoding LOG family protein, translating into MQSIVVYCGSNPGKKPIYAETAYALGAELAKRNIRLIYGGGNMGLMGRVADGAMENNGSVTGIIPNFLAKLEVAHKTLTEIHFTETMHERKAKMASITDGVIALPGGYGTFDELFEILTWSQLKIFKGPVGLLNVNGFYDLMLLQLDKMVEEGFLHPDNQKLLVVADNVSGLLEKMEAFRVGNTENKPLDKSLYVDNN